CCGGGCCGGCCATCATGACAGCGCCGCCAGCAGCGGGCTCGATGCCGTATTCGTCTTTGAGGATGGTTTTCAGTTCTTGTGCTTCGAGCAGCGTCAGACCAACGATCTCTTCAGCAAGTTTTTTCAGATCAGCCATTGTGACTCTTTCCGTATATCTAGATGTGTTCCAACGTATGGGTGTGCAACCCTACGCCGGTCTCTTGATTGCTTACGCCGCCGCCTTGTCCTCGATCGTGGACAAGATGGAGGCGATATTCGAAGCAGGGGCGCCAATGGCACCGGCGATGTTGGAAGCGGGTGCGCCGATGCAGCCGACGATGGAAGCGATAAGCTCCTCGCGCGACGGCATTTTCGACACGGCCGCAACACCGGCCCGGTCCAGAGCGTTCTCACCCATTGCGCCGCCAAGAATTTCGAACTTCTTGTTCTCTTTGGCGAAGTCCTCGGCCACCTTGGCTGCTGCCACGGGGTCCTCGGAGAAGGTAAGCACGGTCATGCCCGTCAGGAGGTCAGCAATGCTTGCGCAGGGCTTGTCTTCCAGGGCGATCTTGGCGAGCCTGTTCTTGGCGACACGAACACTGGAACCTTGCTCACGAGCTTTGGCACGCAGTGTCTGCATCTCGGCAACCGTGAGACCGGTGTAGTGGGCAACCACCACAACGCCAGAGCTTTCGAAGATCTGGCCGAGATCGTCGACCACTTTCTCTTTCTGGGCTCTATCCACAGTTTCACTCCAAGTAGGGAGGTTTGACCCTCCGGCTCAATTTTGCCGGAACGAACGTCCCGGCAAGCGGGTCCGTAACGGGTCCGTCCAAGGTCGCCCCAGGTGCCGCATGCGGTTACCTGAAGAAATCTGGTTCTTTCCCGTCTCAGGCAGGAATTATGGATGCAAAAGCGCAGCCACCCACCGTCTTGGACGAATCGCCAAGCCAACCGAATCCCGGATGGCCTGACAGAGCGCGTATCTAAGCGCTTTATCGGCAGATGTGAAGTGTAAATTTTGGATGACCGATACGAACCGGACCCACGGCCACGCTGGACTGCGTCGCCATGATGTCTATTCTGTCGAACCGGGATCAGTGTAATCCGCTTCGCCGCGCGAGACAAGCGGCAGTGCATCCCCCGGCACCGCCCGGTATGATGGACAACAGGATGCGACAAGCAAGCGGCGCGGGGCACCGCAGCCAAAGGGGACACGGGCATGAGGAAAACCACAGGCTCCAAGGGCAAGGTCACCGACATGGCGGCGCTGCGGCGCAAGCTGGCGAAATCCCGCGCCCGCGGCATGCCGAAGTTCCTCGAAGACCGGGGGCGCCGGTTGCTGGATGCCTATCTTGCCACCTCGGATACCGATGGCCGCCCCTTTCGCGCCATGCTGGGCGAACTGGCCTCAGGCGAGGCGGCGCGCAAGCTGGCCGCGATGACGGGCGCCCAATTGCGGTCCGAACGCCCGGAGGAGCTGGAAAACGCCGCCTGCACCACGGGCTGCGCCTTTTGCTGCATCCTGCTGGAAGGCGATGGCGGGCTGATCACCGAAGCCGAAGCGACCACCCTGCACACCGCCCTGGCCCCGCTGACCGGACAGCCCGATGGTCGTGCCTGGAACGCCCATGCCTGCGCCGCGCTCGACCCCGAAACCCGTCTGTGCCGCGCCTATGACGCCCGGCCAACGGTCTGCCGGTCCTTCATCAGTGTGGATGTCGACGCCTGCCGCGAAAACGCCGAGGGCGGCGACGAGGACGGATCCGGGATGCTGGGCAATCACCTCGACTACCTCGCCGTGCTGGCCCTGTCCCGCGACCTGATGCGGGGCACCGCGCTTGTCACGACCTACAGCATGCAGCAGATCACTTCGGCCGCCGTGGACGGAGCTCCTCTGGACACGGCCATGAAGCGCGCCCGCCACAAGAGTAGCGAACTGGAAGATACCTGCGCGGATATTGGCAATTCGCCAAGTTGACGGGGTGAACTGGGCGGCCCCTGCCCCTTGGCCTCTCCGCCTATTCATCACCGCAACAGAGCTAAAGCCATTCTCCTCAGGTTCGATCAGTGTCAGCTTGGAGCCCGTCCCCCCTTTTGCGCAACGCCGACCCGGCTCTTAGAATAACATCTTGTAGACATTACCGTTCGTGTCCTTGGCGATCCCATACCCATTGGCGGTGCCACTACCGGTGAAAAACTCAACGTCAAACCTTGTATTGTCAGAACAGGTAGCGAAAGCCTGTCCTTTATTCACGCCCGGCACGCTTCCGACGGTCGTGGAGTAGCCAGCTACTGCGCCATATTGGGCGAAGAGCGTTCCGGTTGACACGCTCGCATACTGGGGTGCCACGGAGGACCACTTCCCCGAACAAGCAGCTCCGTTTGGCATCGAAAAGTTAAAGTTCCCGGTGTTTCCAGCTATTCCGTCAACCGTCGCGACCAGAGTTGGCACTGGGTCTTTTTCGGTCAGAGGTCCCGAGACTGGATACAGGTTCGCCGTTGTCGAACACGCTGCTAGGCCAAGAAAAAACGCACACGAAAGTCGATTAATCATCAGAGTTCCTTTTCAAATAAACCTCCCTCCAAAGCGCTCCTTCTGCACCAAAGGATGGATTTCCCGAAATTGCATCATCTTTACTTGGGATTACCCGACTGCCTGCATTCGATCAACAAGGCCGACACTTTACGAAAGCTATGTACCGGCTCTCAGTTTTGCCCCGCACAGCCAGCCGTCCCGCGCCCATTCAGGAACCCTTCCCCCCGCGAAACGAAAAAAGGCGGCCCCAAAGGACCGCCTTTTCCAATTCTATCCGGGTCGGATCAGTTGCCGGTGGCCGAGCTGATGTCGACCGAGACGCCCGGGCCCATCGAGGAGCTGAGCGAGACCTTTTGCAGATAGGCGCCCTTGGCACCGGTCGGCTTGGCCTTGGACACTGCATCCACGAAGGCACGGATGTTTTCGACCAGCTTGGCTTCGTCGAAGGAGGCCTTGCCGACGCCGGCGTGCACGACACCGGCTTTTTCCGCCTTGAACTGGACTTCGCCGCCCTTGGCCGCTTTCACGGCGTCAGCGACGTCCATGGTCACGGTGCCGACCTTGGGGTTCGGCATCAGGTTGCGCGGGCCGAGGATCTTGCCGAGACGACCGACGACGGGCATCATGTCCGGGGTGGCGATGCAACGATCGAAATCGAGCTTGCCGCCCTGGATGGCTTCCATCAGGTCTTCCGCGCCGACGATGTCTGCGCCAGCCGCGGTGGCTTCGTCTGCCTTGGGGCCACGGGCGAAGACGGCAACGCGCACGTCCTTGCCGGTGCCGTTCGGAAGACCGACCACGCCACGGACCATCTGGTCCGCGTGACGGGGGTCAACGCCGAGGTTCAGCGAGATTTCAACGGTTTCGTCGAATTTCGCGGTGGCATTGGCTTTCACCAGGGCCACGGCTTCCTCGACGGTGATGTCTTCCTTGCCGGCGAAGGCTTCGCGAGCGGCGCGGGTACGTTTACCGAACTTTGCCATCTTACTTAACCTCGATGCCCATGGAGCGGGCGGAGCCCAGGATGATCTGCATTGCGCCTTCGATGTCGTTGGCGTTCAGATCTTTCATTTTCGCCTCGGCGATTTCCTTCACCTGGGCTGCAGTCACCGTACCGGCGGTCTGCTTGCCGGGGGTGTTGGCACCGGACTTCAGCTTGGCGGCCTTCTTCAGGTAATAAGACGCGGGAGGCGTCTTGATTTCCATGGTGAAGGACTTGTCCTGGTAATAGGTGATCACGGTCGGGCACGGCGCGCCGGGCTCCATTTCCTGCGTCTTGGCGTTGAACGCCTTGCAGAATTCCATGATGTTGATACCGCGCTGACCGAGGGCGGGACCCACGGGCGGCGACGGGTTTGCCTTACCGGCAGGCACTTGCAGCTTGAGGCTGCCTACGAGCTTCTTGGCCATGAGCCATCTCCTTTGTCATCGGTGCATGAAATCACGCACCCTACGAGGCAACCGACGCGTCGGCGCCTCGTCTGCTAGCGCGGTGCGGTCCGGACACGCGTGCCCTCGCCTCCCGCGAACGATGCCGGCCCTGCCCCGGCGGGACGCGTCACTGAGGACGCGTCGTGACGCAGGTCATTGCTTGCCGACCTGCGTGAATTCCAGTTCGACCGGGGTTTCGCGGCCGAAGATCGAGACCGAGACCTTGAGACGCTGGTTGTCCTCGTCGACCTCTTCGATCATGCCGTCGAAGCCTTCGAACGGCCCGTCGTTGACCTTCACCTTTTCGCCGATCTCGAAGTGGATCAGGGTCCGGGGGGCGTCTTCGCCTTCCTGGACACGGTTCAGGATCTGGTTCACCTCTGCATCACGCATCGGCATCGGGCGCCCCTGCGGACCAAGGAAGCCCGTCACGCGGTTGATCGAGTTGATCAGGTGATAGCCCTGATCCGACATCTCCATATGCACCAGCACGTAGCCGGGCATGAAGCGGCGCTCTGCGGTCACTTTCTTGCCGCGGCGCACTTCGATCACTTCTTCGGTCGGTACGAGCACTTCGTCGATCTGGTCTTCAAGACCTTTCTCCTCGACGCTCGTCCGGATCTGCTCGGCGATCTTCTTTTCGAAGTTCGAGAGGACCGAGACCGAGTACCACCGTTTCGCCATGTCGCAACGACCCTTGTATTCCGTTCGGCCCTGCGGCCGGTTTCTGTCTTGTCGGACGAGAGGTTCCCGTCCTGTCCCGAACGGGTCACCCCATCCGCAATCTGCCTTGCCCCAATAGAAAATCGGCGCGAGGCTCGAATCGCCGCGCGCCATATTGAGGGAACAGGGCGTCACATACAAAGATGCGCCGCCGCTTGCAAGCCTGTCGACCGGTGATCACCGCGCCAGCCGGCCTGCCTGTTGCCCGGTGTCAGCCGAACAGGCCCAGGATACCTTGCAGACCGGCGCGGATGCCGACGTCGACCAGGGCAAAGAAGACCGCCGTCAGCGCCGCCATGACGAAGACCATGATCGTCGTCAGCAGCACCTCGCGCCGGGTGGGCCAGGTAACCTTGCCGATCTCGGCACGGGTCTGCTGGATGAATTGCAACGGGTTCGCCATGGGTGGCATCCTCGGATCATTAAATCTCGGGGCACGGGGCCGGCCCGCGCGGTTCGGGGTGACATACGCCGCCCGCCCGCGCTTTTCAAGCCATCCGCTACGGTGACGGGGACGCGACGAGGTGCCGCGCGCAACGGGACCGGAAAACACCCCCTGCGCCACAAGGCAACATCCCCCGGAGGGCGGTGCGTTCAACAATGCCTTGAAGGAGGCGGACTGGCAGGGGCTGAGGGACTCGAACCCACGACCCTCGGTTTTGGAGACCGATGCTCTACCAACTGAGCTAAACCCCTAGTCCGTGGCCGGGGATAGGCCAGCGGCGCGCGAAGATCAAGAGGCCCCACGCCCCGGACCCCGGATTTTTCGCCTGCCCTCGCGCCAATCATCACTCCATCCAGTGGAACCAGCGCAGGATCACCACCAGCACGCCGGCAAAGGCCACCAGCCCGGCGGTCACGAACCAGAAGGCATCGACTTCGCGGGCGCCGGGAATGCCTTCGACGTTGATCCCCAGCAAGCCGGTCACGAAGGTCAGCGGCAGGAATACCCCCGAGATCACCGCGAGGATGTACATGTGCCGGTTCAGCCGGTCCGACAACTGCCCGGTCAGGTCGTCGCGCAGCACGACAAGGGAATCCCGCAGCTCGTCCACGTTTTCCGACAGGCGGCGCATGCGGGCGTGATTCTCTGATATCTGGCGCAGGTCGCGATCCAGCAGCAGCGGACTGCCGCTGGACAGCAGCGCCCCGAGCGCCTCTGCCTGAGACGGCGCATGGCGGCGCAGTTTCACCACGCCAAGGCGGCGTGCGGCGATCTCCCGGCGCAGGGCCGGGTCGGGCTGTTCGACCACATTGGCCTCCAGCGCGTCGACCTGATCTTCCAGCGCCTCGACCACCGGTTCCAGCTGGTCGGCAAGGCGACGCACGATCGCGGCGATGAAGGCCCCCGGCGTGGTCGGCGCATCGCCATGGGCGACCAGATGCGTTACTTCGTCCAGGGCATGCACCGGGTCGTTGGACAGGGTCACGATTGCCTTGTCGTCGACCCAGATACGCAGGGCGATCATGTCGAGCGGATCAGCCCCGGCGATGACATTGATGCTGCGCAGGACGATGAACAGCCCACCGCCGACCCGTGTCGCACGGGAATGGGCATCGGGACGGGTCAGCCCGTCGATCACCCAATCCTCCAGATCCGGCAGATGGGCGCGCAGCCAGTCGCGCGCACCCGGAGACCGGTCGTCCAGATGTGCCCAGGTAAAGACCGGGCTGGCCAGGTCCGAACCGATGCCGATGGGATCCAGCGCCCGCCCCCTGTCCTGCCCGGCCAGCACATAGGCGCAATGCAGGCAGTCCTGCGGCAGGCCGTCTGGGGCTTCGGGTATCGTGTGTTGCGGCCGAGGTGTCGATGTGTCGCCGGACACCAGATTTTCGGCGGTATCGGCATCGGCGGTTTCGGGATCCGCCCTGCGGTCGTCGGAAGACTTTTCTGTGGTCATATTCCTCCGCCCCGGTTGCGGGACGCCCCCTGATGCGGAACGCAATTTGCGGCAAGTTATCGCATGACCGCCCCGAAATCGCGGGCTTATTCCATGTCGGTACGCGAAAATCTCCCCCGATCGCCTGGCCGCGCAAAAATGGGAAGATCCGGCATCGAGGGCCGCGCTCAAGACGGCGAAAAGAAAACGAGCGGCCCTTTTCAGGAACGCTCGTCTGATCTTGCCAGGCAAAGGCACGCGCTCCGGGACCGGAGCGCGCCAGAGGCCTTACTCGATGATTTTCGAGACGACGCCCGACCCGACGGTCCGGCCACCTTCACGGATGGCGAAGCGCAGGCGCTCTTCCATCGCGATCGGGGCGATCAGTTCGACTTCGAACTTCAGGTTGTCGCCGGGCATGACCATTTCCGTGCCCTCGGGCAGGTTGACGGTGCCGGTGACGTCCGTGGTCCGGAAGTAGAACTGCGGGCGGTAGTTGGCGAAGAACGGCGTGTGACGGCCGCCTTCATCCTTCGTCAGGATGTAGGCTTCGGCTTCGAACTTGGTGTGCGGGTTCACCGACTTGGGCTTGCAGAGAACCTGACCACGTTCGACACCTTCACGGTCGATGCCGCGC
The Pseudooceanicola algae genome window above contains:
- the rplA gene encoding 50S ribosomal protein L1 produces the protein MAKFGKRTRAAREAFAGKEDITVEEAVALVKANATAKFDETVEISLNLGVDPRHADQMVRGVVGLPNGTGKDVRVAVFARGPKADEATAAGADIVGAEDLMEAIQGGKLDFDRCIATPDMMPVVGRLGKILGPRNLMPNPKVGTVTMDVADAVKAAKGGEVQFKAEKAGVVHAGVGKASFDEAKLVENIRAFVDAVSKAKPTGAKGAYLQKVSLSSSMGPGVSVDISSATGN
- the rplK gene encoding 50S ribosomal protein L11 → MAKKLVGSLKLQVPAGKANPSPPVGPALGQRGINIMEFCKAFNAKTQEMEPGAPCPTVITYYQDKSFTMEIKTPPASYYLKKAAKLKSGANTPGKQTAGTVTAAQVKEIAEAKMKDLNANDIEGAMQIILGSARSMGIEVK
- a CDS encoding CorA family divalent cation transporter translates to MTTEKSSDDRRADPETADADTAENLVSGDTSTPRPQHTIPEAPDGLPQDCLHCAYVLAGQDRGRALDPIGIGSDLASPVFTWAHLDDRSPGARDWLRAHLPDLEDWVIDGLTRPDAHSRATRVGGGLFIVLRSINVIAGADPLDMIALRIWVDDKAIVTLSNDPVHALDEVTHLVAHGDAPTTPGAFIAAIVRRLADQLEPVVEALEDQVDALEANVVEQPDPALRREIAARRLGVVKLRRHAPSQAEALGALLSSGSPLLLDRDLRQISENHARMRRLSENVDELRDSLVVLRDDLTGQLSDRLNRHMYILAVISGVFLPLTFVTGLLGINVEGIPGAREVDAFWFVTAGLVAFAGVLVVILRWFHWME
- the rplJ gene encoding 50S ribosomal protein L10, with product MDRAQKEKVVDDLGQIFESSGVVVVAHYTGLTVAEMQTLRAKAREQGSSVRVAKNRLAKIALEDKPCASIADLLTGMTVLTFSEDPVAAAKVAEDFAKENKKFEILGGAMGENALDRAGVAAVSKMPSREELIASIVGCIGAPASNIAGAIGAPASNIASILSTIEDKAAA
- the nusG gene encoding transcription termination/antitermination protein NusG: MAKRWYSVSVLSNFEKKIAEQIRTSVEEKGLEDQIDEVLVPTEEVIEVRRGKKVTAERRFMPGYVLVHMEMSDQGYHLINSINRVTGFLGPQGRPMPMRDAEVNQILNRVQEGEDAPRTLIHFEIGEKVKVNDGPFEGFDGMIEEVDEDNQRLKVSVSIFGRETPVELEFTQVGKQ
- the secE gene encoding preprotein translocase subunit SecE, producing MANPLQFIQQTRAEIGKVTWPTRREVLLTTIMVFVMAALTAVFFALVDVGIRAGLQGILGLFG
- a CDS encoding YkgJ family cysteine cluster protein, translated to MRKTTGSKGKVTDMAALRRKLAKSRARGMPKFLEDRGRRLLDAYLATSDTDGRPFRAMLGELASGEAARKLAAMTGAQLRSERPEELENAACTTGCAFCCILLEGDGGLITEAEATTLHTALAPLTGQPDGRAWNAHACAALDPETRLCRAYDARPTVCRSFISVDVDACRENAEGGDEDGSGMLGNHLDYLAVLALSRDLMRGTALVTTYSMQQITSAAVDGAPLDTAMKRARHKSSELEDTCADIGNSPS